Proteins from a single region of Mucilaginibacter daejeonensis:
- the rplT gene encoding 50S ribosomal protein L20, protein MPRSVNAVASRRRRKKIMNLAKGYYGSRSKVYTIAKNTVEKGLQYAYRDRKTKKREFRALWIQRINAGARQYGISYSQLMGKLNASEIGLNRKVLADLAMNHPEAFKAVVDAVK, encoded by the coding sequence ATGCCACGTTCAGTTAACGCAGTAGCGTCGAGAAGACGCAGGAAAAAGATCATGAACCTTGCAAAAGGTTACTATGGTTCACGCAGCAAGGTTTACACCATTGCCAAAAACACAGTAGAAAAAGGTTTACAGTACGCTTACCGCGACCGTAAGACCAAAAAGAGAGAGTTCCGCGCTTTATGGATCCAGCGTATCAACGCCGGTGCCCGTCAGTATGGTATCTCTTACTCACAATTGATGGGTAAGTTGAACGCCAGCGAGATCGGTTTGAACCGTAAAGTATTGGCCGACCTGGCCATGAATCATCCAGAGGCTTTCAAAGCCGTGGTTGACGCTGTTAAATAA
- a CDS encoding 3-ketoacyl-ACP reductase, which yields MNSLKGKTAIITGAGKGLGRAMALALAAEGVNVGLIARTSKDIESVAEEAKRIDPSISVAVASADVSDHMQVKAAVASITEKLTTIDILINNAGMLSVGSVLETPVEEWEQVFKLNVFGTFYMLREVLPIIIKQGKGDVINIASTAGLKGAAKMSAYGASKAALINLTESLMQEVRKSNIRVMTVNPSTIATEMTLSAKFTDGNEEKVLQPDDLAFLVVNNLKLPQRAFVKEVGLWSTNP from the coding sequence ATGAACTCATTAAAAGGAAAGACCGCCATCATAACCGGCGCAGGCAAAGGATTAGGCAGAGCCATGGCCCTGGCCTTAGCAGCCGAAGGTGTGAACGTGGGCCTGATCGCCCGCACCAGTAAAGATATTGAAAGCGTTGCTGAAGAAGCCAAACGCATAGACCCATCTATCAGCGTAGCTGTTGCCAGTGCCGATGTAAGCGACCACATGCAGGTTAAAGCCGCCGTGGCCAGCATCACCGAAAAGCTGACCACCATTGATATCCTGATCAACAACGCGGGCATGCTGAGCGTAGGCAGCGTATTAGAAACCCCTGTAGAGGAATGGGAACAAGTGTTCAAACTGAACGTGTTCGGTACGTTCTACATGCTGCGCGAGGTGTTGCCGATCATCATCAAGCAAGGCAAGGGCGACGTGATCAACATCGCTTCTACCGCAGGCTTAAAGGGCGCTGCCAAGATGAGCGCTTACGGAGCATCCAAAGCCGCGCTGATCAACCTTACTGAATCGCTGATGCAGGAGGTGCGCAAGTCCAACATCCGCGTCATGACCGTGAACCCAAGCACCATCGCCACCGAAATGACACTGAGCGCCAAATTCACCGATGGTAACGAAGAGAAAGTGCTACAACCTGATGACCTGGCCTTTTTGGTGGTGAACAACCTGAAGCTGCCGCAACGCGCCTTTGTGAAAGAAGTAGGCTTATGGTCCACCAACCCGTGA